CCGCACCGTTCTAAACTTACTGCCGAACAGTATAATCTTGGAAAAGGACCAAAAGATAGTTGGACAGCTCATCAGGGATTTTATGTTTATAGAAATCGAAGATTGTTAGTTGCAGGCGACTGGCTTGGTCTCTTTAAAAGAGAAGGGCATTATGACCTTTGTAGAATTCAAATTGATTTACCAAATAATTTTGATGATGACTGGCAAATTGACATCAAGAAATCTATTGCTAGACCACCGTCAATTTACCGTGAACAAATTCTTGCACTAGCAAGAGAAGTTAGAAATCAAGCAGTAGAGGTATATAGGCACAAAGGCAAGGTGCTTAAGCGGAAATTGGCTTCGGATGAATATTTTCCATTTTGGGAAGAAAGAGCTAGGTACGGTAAGCGTTTTTATAAAATAAACCGCAAACATCCACTTTTAAATGAATTACTTTCCAAGTCTGGCGATTTGAAAAAGGAAATAGAAAAGGTAATTCAGTTTATTGAAGAAACAATACCTGTTCCTTTAATCACGCTTCAAGAAAGCGAAAATGAAAAACCTCATGGACAACCTTTTGAAGGAATAGATCACAACGCGATAAAGGAAACAATGCAAAAGCTTTTCAATGGTTTTGTTATTAGTGGACTTTCTATAGAAAAAGCGAAGGCAAGAATATTAAATACCGAACCTTATAATTTCTATCCAGAATACATTGAATTTTTGATAAATGAGTAAAAAAGACCCGATAAAAAATATTAGACAACTGTTATCCGATAGCTCTTCATACACTAGAGAAGAAATTGAAGATGCGGTTGATGAAGTTCTTAAAATGAAGTATTTCATAAATGAGAATCGTGAAATGCTCATAAGAAGGATTGAAGAACTTTATACTATTAGACAAGATGAGTTTGGAACAATTTTAAAGGAAGATGAAAATAATCCTTGGTTAAATGAGAAAAGATCCGAAATTGATTTTGAAAATGGTTTCTGGGGAAGGTATAGAGAGTATTTGGAAATAGAAAAGAACTTTGCACCAGATGTAATAAATAAACTCGACAGAATAACCGATAGTATTCTTGACAATTTTTTCGACCCCGCAATTAAGGCTACAATTAACAAGAAAGGGTTGGTTGTTGGGCAAGTACAATCAGGTAAAACAGCAAATTATACAGGGCTTATCTGTAAGGCCGCTGATGCTGGTTTTGGATTAATTATCGTTTTGGCTGGAATTCACAATAACCTTAGAAGTCAAACTCAAATAAGGATTGATGAAAGTTTTTTAGGGTTTGACACACAACATACTAGGGCATTTGACCAAAGAAGTATTCAAATTGGAGTTGGAGACCCTTACTTTGGCCCTCCAATTGTTGCTCATTCTTTAACATCAAGCATTGAGAAGGGAGACTTTACGCAAGGAGCAGCAAACGCATTAGGTTTAAACTTTAACACTTCAGAACCGATAGTTGCGGTTATTAAAAAAAATCCTCACGTTCTCAGGAGAATATATCAATGGCTGGCAGCACAAGCAAATGAAGATAGCGAACTTGGTCGTGTAATTCGGAACAAATCACTTTTACTTATTGATGATGAAGCAGATAACGCTTCCATAAATATTTCAAACGATCCTGAACGACAAAGCTCTATTAACGGATGGATTACTCAAATACTTAATCTCTTTGGTAAAAATGCCTATGTCGGTTATACTGCTACTCCATTCGCCAATATTTTTATTCCACTGGATGACCAAAACTTATTCCCAAGAAACTTTATTAAGAATATTCCAGCACCTTCAAATTACATTGGACCAGAAAAGGTATTTGGATTTAGTCCATTGGACGAAGATGAAGCTTCTAATACAGTTCTTCCAATTGTCAATAGAATAAATGATTACAGCGGTTTTGTTCCAGATAGACACAAAAAGGATGACCAAAAACCTTCTTCCCTTCCTGAATCGTTAAAAAGAGCAATTCGCTGTTTTATAATTACTTGTGCAATAAGAAGATTAAGAGGACAAACAGCTGTTCATAACTCTATGCTTATTCACGTTTCGAGATTTGTTCTCTGGCAGGATCACATTTCGGAACTCGTATCTAATCAATTTATTTATTACAGAAGAGGCATTGACCAAAATGATCCAGTAATTCTAAATGAATTTAAATCAACATTTGAACAAGATGAAAATGGTTATAAATCTTTTGTAACCGTTTCTGAACAAATGTTGGACTCAGAGCTTAAAAATCTGGATTCTCAAACACAAGTCCATCTATGGAGTGATGTGCTAGAACATTTGTTTGATGCAGCAGCACGAATAGAAGTAAAGTCAATCCACGGCGGTTCAGGTGAAGCCCTAGACTATTTTGACCATAAAAATGGATTATCCGTAATTGCTGTAGGCGGAAATAAACTTTCCAGAGGTTTAACCCTAGAAGGTCTTTCTATTAGTTACTACTTACGAGCATCAAGAATGTATGACACTTTGATGCAGATGGGTCGTTGGTTCGGATATAGAGGTGGATATGCTGATTTATGTCGATTATTTACAAGTAGAGAATTGAATGAGTGGTTTTGTCATATTACACAAGCATCCGAAGAACTTAGAGAAGAATTTGATTATATGACGGATGTTGCAGGTTCAACCCCTGAGCAATACGCTTTAAAAGTTAGGACGCACCCTGGAGTACTTCAAATATCAGCAACGAATAAAATGCGTTCAGCAATTACGGTTCAAATTTCTTGGGCAGGTAGATTAGTAGAATCTTATGAGTTTAAAAAGGACATTTCTGTAATTGATAATAATTTCAAAAACACTCAAAAATTTATAGGAACTCTTCCTTCAGGTTTTGCCACCAAACCAAATGCTTTTGTTTGGTATGACATTCCTGCGGAGCAAGTTGTCAACTTTTTTGAAGGAATGCAATCTGTGGAAAATCTAAAAAAGGCTGAACCTAGAAAATTAATTCAGTTTATCAGCACTCAATTAAGAAACGGTGAATTAACTGATTGGCGAATTGCTCTTATGAATAAAAAAGCACCTAAGCAATCAAAAATTTTTATTGGCGGAAAGGAAACTGATATTGGACAATGGTTTAGACGCGAAGATGATAACAACTCTAATGAGGATTTATTCTACGTAAGGAAATCTCATATTATCAGTCGTAAGGATGAATTCATTGATTTAACTGAATCTGAACTTGAAGATGCTAAACGACTTTCAGGAAATGTAGAAATTCCAAATGGTAAGATAGTAAGAGAACGAATTAGAGACCCCAAAAAACCACTTCTTATAATCTATCTACTCGATCCAGATGAAAGTCTTTGGAAATATCCAATGGAAAAAGGAATTAATCCTTTTGTTGGTTATGCCATAAGCTTCCCAAAAAGTAATTTCAACGCTCCAGTATCTTATGCTGTTAATGAGGAGTTACTCGACAGGTTTGATATTGTTGAAGAAGATTTTGAAGATTATGGAGATGACGAAGATTGAAAATATTTGGCTCGGTTTAGAGGGTGATAATTTCAGTCATTCAGGATTGCTTTATAAGCGATATTCAGCAGAAGTTTTGCCTGATGTGTATATAGCTTTAAAAGTTCCAGAAAAACTAAGATGTATTTCTTTTAGAATAAGTGTCTCATTCTCTTTTGACGAAAATCAATGGAACAAACTCAAAGACATCAAGATTGAAACGCTTCCTGATGAAAGAGATAAAACCAAGAAATTTTTGCTCATTCTTTTACTTAACAAGCAACATAAGGACATATTTTCAACCCTATGTGAGGATTTGATTTTTGGAGTATCAGAGGTAACAAATGAACAAACTTTAGTAGAAAAGTTATTAGAGCGATTAGCTAAATGGCAATCCTTATTTGAAAAAGTTGGTAAACAAGGGTTATCAGACGAAGCACAAAGAGGTCTTTACGGTGAAATTTATTTTTTACGTTTTTTCTTGAACAATACATCTGATAAAAACTATTGTCTAAAATCCTGGCTTGGTCCTGAAAAATCAATACAAGACTTTCAATATTCTAATTGGGCAGTTGAAGTAAAAACCACGCATGGTAATAATCATCAAAAAATTCATATCACTAGTGAACGGCAGTTGGATGATTCTATAATTGAAAAAATATTTCTGTTTCATCTTTCACTTGACATAAGAGTTGGAAATGGAGAATCACTAAATTCACTCATTGACGAAGTTTCGGAATTGCTGAATGTCAATACAATGGCTTCTAATTTATTTAAGCTAAAATTATTGGAATCTGGATTTTATGAAACACATAGACCTTTATATGAAGATAGAGGTTATTCCATTCGCCAAGAAAACTTGTACCGAGTTTCTGGAAATTTTCCGAGAATAGCCGAAAACCAAATTCCAATTGGTGTTGGTGATGTTAAATATTCAATTATTCTATCGGAATCAGAAGAATGGAGAATTAACACTGAGACTCTCTTGACTGAAATACAATAATTATTTATGGAGAATCAAGAATTACAAAAGTTCTATGTAGATAACCAAGAAGAAATTAAAGCAACAT
This portion of the Spirosomataceae bacterium TFI 002 genome encodes:
- a CDS encoding Putative PD-(D/E)XK family member, whose amino-acid sequence is MEMTKIENIWLGLEGDNFSHSGLLYKRYSAEVLPDVYIALKVPEKLRCISFRISVSFSFDENQWNKLKDIKIETLPDERDKTKKFLLILLLNKQHKDIFSTLCEDLIFGVSEVTNEQTLVEKLLERLAKWQSLFEKVGKQGLSDEAQRGLYGEIYFLRFFLNNTSDKNYCLKSWLGPEKSIQDFQYSNWAVEVKTTHGNNHQKIHITSERQLDDSIIEKIFLFHLSLDIRVGNGESLNSLIDEVSELLNVNTMASNLFKLKLLESGFYETHRPLYEDRGYSIRQENLYRVSGNFPRIAENQIPIGVGDVKYSIILSESEEWRINTETLLTEIQ
- a CDS encoding Z1 domain-containing protein, with protein sequence MSKKDPIKNIRQLLSDSSSYTREEIEDAVDEVLKMKYFINENREMLIRRIEELYTIRQDEFGTILKEDENNPWLNEKRSEIDFENGFWGRYREYLEIEKNFAPDVINKLDRITDSILDNFFDPAIKATINKKGLVVGQVQSGKTANYTGLICKAADAGFGLIIVLAGIHNNLRSQTQIRIDESFLGFDTQHTRAFDQRSIQIGVGDPYFGPPIVAHSLTSSIEKGDFTQGAANALGLNFNTSEPIVAVIKKNPHVLRRIYQWLAAQANEDSELGRVIRNKSLLLIDDEADNASINISNDPERQSSINGWITQILNLFGKNAYVGYTATPFANIFIPLDDQNLFPRNFIKNIPAPSNYIGPEKVFGFSPLDEDEASNTVLPIVNRINDYSGFVPDRHKKDDQKPSSLPESLKRAIRCFIITCAIRRLRGQTAVHNSMLIHVSRFVLWQDHISELVSNQFIYYRRGIDQNDPVILNEFKSTFEQDENGYKSFVTVSEQMLDSELKNLDSQTQVHLWSDVLEHLFDAAARIEVKSIHGGSGEALDYFDHKNGLSVIAVGGNKLSRGLTLEGLSISYYLRASRMYDTLMQMGRWFGYRGGYADLCRLFTSRELNEWFCHITQASEELREEFDYMTDVAGSTPEQYALKVRTHPGVLQISATNKMRSAITVQISWAGRLVESYEFKKDISVIDNNFKNTQKFIGTLPSGFATKPNAFVWYDIPAEQVVNFFEGMQSVENLKKAEPRKLIQFISTQLRNGELTDWRIALMNKKAPKQSKIFIGGKETDIGQWFRREDDNNSNEDLFYVRKSHIISRKDEFIDLTESELEDAKRLSGNVEIPNGKIVRERIRDPKKPLLIIYLLDPDESLWKYPMEKGINPFVGYAISFPKSNFNAPVSYAVNEELLDRFDIVEEDFEDYGDDED